The genome window GCTCCCTTGGAATTCAGGTTGCCGGTTGGCTCGTCTGCCAGGATGATCGACGGGTCCATCATGAGTGACCGGGCAATGGCGACACGCTGCTGTTCGCCGCCGGACATCTCGACAGGCCGGTTCTTCATGCGGTCCTTGAGCCCTACGTGTTCCAGCAGTCCCTCCGCTTTGCGCCGCCCATCGTGGACGGGCTTCGTGGCGTAGGACAGCGGAAGCATAACGTTCTCGAGCGCAGACATCTGCGGAAGCAGGTTGTACGCCTGGAACACGAAGCCCATGTCCTGATTGCGCACTGCCGCGAGTTCGTCAGAACGGAGACTGGACACGTCCCTGCCCTTCAACATATATCGTCCGCTGGTGGGACTGTCGAGACATCCCAGGATATGCATCAGCGTTGATTTCCCGGACCCTGAGGGGCCCATGATTGCCACAAATTCCTGCGCCCCGATGTCAAGTGAGACGCCTGCGAGGGCCTCGATGGTCACGCCCCCGATCGTATAGATCTTGCGGAGGTCCGTAAGTTGGATCAGTTCCATGCAACCCTTCCCTACTGGCCGCCCATGAACGGGGAACCCGACGTCGTGGATGTCTGGCTCACCACCGGCTGCTGACGAAGGATCGTGTCGCCCGCCTTAAGGCCCGACACTACCTGCACGTACTCATCACCCTCAAGCCCTGTGGAAACCTCCGTTTTCGTCTGCACGGCCTTGCCTCCTGCGTTTTTCGTGATGAGCACGACATACTTCTTGCCGCCCTCAGTCAGGAGAGACTCGACGGGCACCGCAAGGACGTTTCTGACCGTCGACAAGATGACTGTTGCATCGCCTGACATGCCGTCCACAAGCGTGGCTGGCGGCGTCGTGAGCCGGATCTTCAGAGCGTAGGCATTCAGGCCCTCGGGCGTCCTCACCAGTGTCTTGCCGAGGTAGGAGACTGTGCCGGCGAACTCCGTGCCGGGATATGGATCGATGGCGATTCGAGATTCCTGACCCTGCTTGATGTTGAGGATGTCAACCTCATCCACATAT of Coprothermobacter sp. contains these proteins:
- a CDS encoding macrolide ABC transporter ATP-binding protein; this translates as MIQLTDLRKIYTIGGVTIEALAGVSLDIGAQEFVAIMGPSGSGKSTLMHILGCLDSPTSGRYMLKGRDVSSLRSDELAAVRNQDMGFVFQAYNLLPQMSALENVMLPLSYATKPVHDGRRKAEGLLEHVGLKDRMKNRPVEMSGGEQQRVAIARSLMMDPSIILADEPTGNLNSKGAREVIDILKALHTDGKTIIYVTHDDNIGAQAERVIRIRDGLVVADEGD